A portion of the Sabethes cyaneus chromosome 3, idSabCyanKW18_F2, whole genome shotgun sequence genome contains these proteins:
- the LOC128741535 gene encoding peroxisomal multifunctional enzyme type 2: MVSANANQLRYEGRVVVVTGAGAGLGREYALLFGARGAKVVVNDLGGNFHGQGKSNAADKVVDEIRATGGTAVADYNSVVDGDKIIQTAMEAFGRVDILINNAGILRDKSLARISDEDWNLIQDVHLKGSFLTTRAVWPIMKKQNYGRIIMTSSNSGVYGNFGQANYSAAKLGLVGLANTVAIEGAKNNIHCNVIVPTAASRMTEGILPEILFNELKPKLIAPVVAYLCHESCEDTGAIIESAAGWATKVHFVRGKGSVLRTSIDEDVTPEYVKAVWHKVTDMSSAKHLNAIGEASLSLVDVLENLKEGKYSENSVTETYKFNFKDVILYALGVGATVSNESDLRFLYENHPDFSTIPTFFILPGLLSVMGSNLTANAIPHASFDLTNILHGEQYIELFDSVPTDGTLTTTTSVIDVLDKKSGALVITQSDSYDENGTLIARSQSSTFVVGAGNFNGKTKASPEVKALVANPKRSPDASVQIKTTRDQAALYRLSGDLNPLHIDPGFSAIAGYKTPILHGLCSMGISVKAVLKQYGADDSSLFKAAKVRFSKPVLPGQTLRVDMWKESNNRVCFRTVVVETNTEVLSGAYVDFKKIIVKLNMTAGQSLQSDALFTAIKERIAENEAKAKSINAVFLYKITDAGKVVKEWVLDLKSAKVYEGPVQGKADTTMTISDSDFVDLAMGKLQPQAAFMKGKLKITGNIMLAQKLAPLLKTEAKL, encoded by the exons ATGGTATCTGCTAACGCGAATCAACTGCGCTATGAGGGCCGTGTGGTGGTTGTAACGGGAGCTGGAGCAGGGTTGGGTCGTGAATATGCTCTGCTGTTTGGTGCTCGCGGCGCCAAGGTCGTGGTAAATGATTTGGGTGGCAATTTTCATGGTCAAGGTAAATCAAATGCTGCCGACAAAGTCGTTGACGAAATTCGAGCTACCGGCGGAACTGCCGTTGCCGACTACAATTCCGTGGTGGATGGCGATAAGATTATTCAAACGGCAATGGAAGCATTCGGCCGGGTTGACATTCTGATTAATAATGCTGGAATATTGCGCGACAAAAGCCTGGCACGTATATCCGATGAGGATTGGAACTTAATTCAGGATGTACACCTGAAGGGTAGTTTTCTTACGACCCGTGCTGTGTGGCCAATTATGAAGAAGCAGAACTACGGTCGGATAATTATGACCTCTAGTAATTCGGGAGTGTACGGCAACTTCGGGCAAGCTAATTATAGTGCTGCCAAACTGGGATTAGTTGGACTGGCAAATACTGTCGCAATAGAAGGTGCAAAGAATAATATTCATTGTAACGTGATAGTTCCGACTGCTGCCTCCAGAATGACTGAAGGTATTTTGccggaaattttgtttaacgaATTAA AACCTAAACTGATCGCTCCGGTTGTTGCCTACTTGTGTCATGAATCTTGCGAAGATACTGGCGCTATCATCGAAAGTGCCGCAGGCTGGGCTACAAAGGTGCATTTTGTTCGTGGAAAAGGTTCCGTATTACGCACATCGATTGACGAGGATGTTACACCGGAATACGTTAAAGCGGTTTGGCATAAAGTAACAGATATGTCCAGTGCAAAGCACTTGAATGCTATTGGTGAGGCTAGTCTCTCCTTGGTAGACGTTTTGGAAAACCTTAAAGAAGGAAAATATTCCGAGAATTCTGTTACTGAAACGTACAAATTCAACTTTAAAGACGTCATTCTGTATGCCCTCGGTGTTGGAGCAACCGTTTCCAATGAAAGTGACTTGCGTTTTCTGTATGAGAATCATCCAGATTTTAGCACAATTCCAACATTCTTCATACTACCTGGATTGCTGTCAGTAATGGGATCAAATTTAACTGCAAACGCTATTCCTCATGCGAGTTTTGATTTAACTAAT ATATTGCATGGCGAGCAGTACATCGAACTGTTTGATTCGGTGCCGACGGACGGCACTTTGACCACCACGACAAGCGTGATTGACGTTTTAGACAAAAAATCCGGTGCTCTTGTGATTACACAATCCGATTCGTACGACGAAAATGGCACACTAATCGCTCGGAGTCAGAGTAGTACATTCGTTGTCGGTGCTGGAAATTTtaatgggaaaacaaaagctagCCCGGAAGTTAAAGCACTGGTTGCAAATCCCAAACGTTCCCCAGATGCTTCAGTTCAGATCAAAACTACCCGAGATCAAGCTGCCTTATACCGTCTTTCCGGTGATTTGAATCCACTCCATATCGATCCGGGATTTTCGGCTATTGCCGGTTACAAAACACCGATTCTACACGGTTTATGTTCAATGGGAATTTCGGTGAAGGCTGTTTTGAAACAGTACGGTGCGGACGATTCAAGTCTTTTCAAAGCGGCCAAAGTGCGTTTCTCTAAACCCGTTCTACCGGGTCAAACCTTACGTGTGGATATGTGGAAGGAGTCGAACAATCGTGTCTGCTTCCGCACGGTTGTAGTCGAGACCAACACCGAGGTTCTTTCTG GTGCATACGTTGATTTCAAGAAGATTATCGTAAAACTAAATATGACAGCCGGACAAAGTCTTCAAAGCGATGCACTGTTCACCGCGATTAAGGAACGCATCGCAGAAAATGAAGCCAAGGCTAAGTCTATCAATGCTGTTTTCCTTTACAAAATCACCGACGCCGGAAAAGTGGTCAAAGAGTGGG TACTCGACTTAAAAtcagccaaggtatacgaaggTCCAGTCCAAGGCAAGGCCGACACTACAATGACTATTTCCGATAGTGACTTTGTTGATCTGGCGATGGGTAAACTGCAGCCACAGGCAGCATTTATGAAGGGTAAGCTGAAGATCACCGGCAACATTATGCTGGCACAAAAGTTGGCACCTCTATTGAAGACGGAGGCTAAGCTTTAA